Below is a genomic region from Telmatobacter sp. DSM 110680.
GCATTGCACTCCATGTCACGATCGATGAGATCTTCGGTCGCCACGCCGAGTCCGGTTATGGCCTCATCATGGCCGCTGGCCCCGAAGAGTTCATCGGCACGGGCAAGGGCTTCCGCGTCTCTGTTACCCCCGCCTCAGGCGGCGCACCCCGTCTGGGCATCGCCTCCATTGACGAGGGGACATTCGAGGACGGTAAATGGGTTCCCGGCCGCCGTCTGAACGGTGACGAAAACGACCAGGGAGGCTTCTGGCGCTTCGACAGCCGCAAGTTGAGTACAGAAAAAGTGAAGCTCTATCATTTCGACTGATTGTCGGCCCTGGAACGGTAACCGCGGTCAATGCGACCGCGAGATGATCGACCGGATAAGCAAAAAGATCTCACCCGCGACAAAGATCGAACCGAAGATGATCTTGTTGTATTTCGCCAGCAACACCGGTAGATAGATATCGAAGTTATGGGCGCGTTCGTCGGTATGCCCCGCTGCCAGATCCGTCAACGGACAGCGACAATGATTTGCAGCGAGGACCAGGCACTCAAGCAGAACGATTCCGCTAAGCACCCACGCCACCGTGAAGTAGTTCGCCGCCGCGACCAACGGAATCGCCACGATACACCCGGCAAAAAACAGCCAGACTAACGTGTGCAGCAGCTTGATTCCAATCAAGATAGGCGATTTGGCGATTCTGCGGGCCATGTCGCGTAAGTTTAATGGGAGCTTCTGGTGGTTAGCGGTGATGCATAAACACCGCCGAGCTGAACCCGCCGAGATCAGTCGCCGTAGGTCTTGATATGCATTTGAGTTATACTGTTGAGAGCCTCTCCGGGGCAGGGAAGCCCCTGTTTCACGAGGCCATGGGTCTGGGTTACCAAACCCCATCCAAAAACGAGAAGAAAAATGCCCAAGTTGAAAACCCATACGGGCGCGAAAAAGCGCTTCAGCAAGACTGGTACCGGCAAAATCAAGCGGCACCAGACCAAGACGCGCCATATCCTTTCGTCCAAATCGCCAAAAGTGAAACGCAAGCTCGGCAAGATGGTGCTTGTCTCCGATGGCGACTACGCGAAGGTAGCGCGCATGATTCCATATGCCTGAGAGCTTCATCCAAAGGGGCGCCGCACGCAAGTGCCCCCCGCCGATAAGAAATGCGTCCTGATCGGCGAGAGATTCAGGCTTGAACGAGCGAGTGAAGAGGTTTAACGCCAGACCCAAAGTCTTGGCCTCCTGCCTCCAGCCGCGATGACCAACGAACGCAAAATGGAGAACACCAATGCCCCGCGTAAAACGTAGTACCAAGCGGAGTGACCGCCGCAAGAAAATCCTGAAAAGGGCCAGCGGATACTTCCTCACTAAATCCAAGCTCTACCAGGCAGCCCAGGAAGCCGTCGAACGCGGCCTCAAGTTCGCCTACACCGGCCGCAAGCAGAAGAAGCGCCAGTTCCGTTCACTCTGGATCGTGCGCATCTCCGCAGCCGCCAAAGCCAACGGCACCAGCTATTCGCAGTTCATTAACGGACTGAAGAAGGCCGGTATCGAACTCGACCGCAAAGTCCTCTCCGACATCGCCATTCACGACGCCGCAGCCTTTACCAAGCTGGTGGAGCAGGCGAAAGCCGCTCTCGCCAGCAGCACAAAAGCCGCCTAAAGCACCGGCGCTGTACTCAGCCGTATCCAACGGCCCGGAGCTTCGCTTCGGGCCGTTTTGCTGTTTGTGCCCATTTTCAATCCCACGCCGCACAATGAGATATTCTTGGCTTTCGCAATGACAAACGAAGATATACCGAATCTGCCGGAGTACAACGACTCCGCTCTCGATCAAGCCTTTGCTGCATTGGCACAGCAGGCCACCGACGAAGCCGCCGCGATCGTGAGTCCTGACGACGTAGAAGCGTTCCGTCTCTGGTGGGTGGGCCGCAAGCAAGGTCGCCTCAATGACGTCTCTGCCCGCTGGCTCAAGGCCGCTCCTCCCGCAGCGAAGAAAGCCGTGGGCGAGAGATTCAAGACTCTCAAGGAACTCGTCGAAGGCCTCATCGATCAAGCTTCCGGTTCCGGTCCCAGTGACGCAGCTCTCGCGGCCGAGGCCATCGACATCACGCTGCCCGGCACGCGCCGCCTCACCGGAGCCGAGCACCCGATTACCCGCACAATGAACGAAATCGTCTCGGTCTTTGCGGCTCTCGGCTACTCGGTCGGCGTCGGTCCTGAAGTCGAAACCGACTTCTATAACTTCGAGTCCATGAATTTCCCACCCGGGCACCCCGCCCGCGACACGCAGGACACTCTCGTCATTGCGAATCAAGACCGCCGTTCACAGCGCGACCGTCTTCTGTTGCGCACCCACACCTCGCCCGTGCAGATGCGCACCATGGAGCAACAGCCGCCACCTATCCGCATCGTGATCCCTGGCAAAGTCCACCGCAACGAAGCGCAGGACGCGACGCACTCCGCGATCTTTCACCAGGTAGAAGGCCTCTGCGTTGACACCAACATCACCTTCAGCGA
It encodes:
- the rpmI gene encoding 50S ribosomal protein L35, giving the protein MPKLKTHTGAKKRFSKTGTGKIKRHQTKTRHILSSKSPKVKRKLGKMVLVSDGDYAKVARMIPYA
- the rplT gene encoding 50S ribosomal protein L20, whose protein sequence is MPRVKRSTKRSDRRKKILKRASGYFLTKSKLYQAAQEAVERGLKFAYTGRKQKKRQFRSLWIVRISAAAKANGTSYSQFINGLKKAGIELDRKVLSDIAIHDAAAFTKLVEQAKAALASSTKAA
- the pheS gene encoding phenylalanine--tRNA ligase subunit alpha, with amino-acid sequence MTNEDIPNLPEYNDSALDQAFAALAQQATDEAAAIVSPDDVEAFRLWWVGRKQGRLNDVSARWLKAAPPAAKKAVGERFKTLKELVEGLIDQASGSGPSDAALAAEAIDITLPGTRRLTGAEHPITRTMNEIVSVFAALGYSVGVGPEVETDFYNFESMNFPPGHPARDTQDTLVIANQDRRSQRDRLLLRTHTSPVQMRTMEQQPPPIRIVIPGKVHRNEAQDATHSAIFHQVEGLCVDTNITFSDLKGTLDHAMKALFGSSVKTRFFPSFFPFTEPSADVQISCIFCGGKGCRKCKHSGWIELLGCGMVDPAVFAFAAEKQPAYDPKKISGFAFGMGVERIAMMKYGISDIGQLYAGDMRFLGQFA